Part of the Faecalibacterium duncaniae genome, GCGGCGAACACTGCGCAGAAAGCATATGCTGTATTTACTGGTGACGAGAAGGGATTGTTTGCCCGGCCTGTGGAGTTGTTTGAAATGGGGCAACAGGCAGCGGCCGAATTGTCGGATGCTGTCCGCAGTGCGGCTCATAAAACAGAGGATCGTATTGCAGAGCTGAAGAAGCAAGCCGACCAGAAAAGTGCGGTGCTTGCAAATCTGCGCAGGAACATCAAAGATTATCCCCATGGGCTTCTGCTGTTCAAAGACCGGCTGGAAAAGGATCTGGCAGATAAAACGGGGCATGCGGTTCCCGTTTATATTCTGGCTGATGTGCTGGAAATGGCAGATGAGCGCTGGCGTGGAGCGGTAGAAGGCTACCTAAATAACCAGAAATATTATCTGCTGGTGGAGCCGGGACGTTATCAGGATGCACTCAACATTTACGACCGGCTGAAGCAGGAAGCAGAGTACCGTGCGTTTGGTCTGGTAGATATCGGAAAACTGCGGGAAAAAGAAACACTTCGACCGTTGCCCGGTAGTCTGGCAGAAAAGGTGGAGACAGAAAACAAGCTGGCACGCAGCTATGTGGACTATCTTCTGGGTCGGGTGATATGCTGCGACACGGCAGAACAGTTGCGCTGCTATAAGACGGCAATTACGGAAGAAGGAATGCTGTATCAGGGCTATGTGGCCCGCGCACTTCGGAAGGGCTGGATGGAAGACGCCTTCATCGGGCGGCGTGCGGTGCAGCTCCGCATCGACCATCTGGAAAAGGAACTGGCCTGTCTGCAGGAAGAGCTGCGGCATTGGCAGCCGCTCCAGAAGCAGCTGACCGGCCTGCAGGAGCCGCTTTTTACCCAAAGATTCGTCCGAATCGATGTGGCGCAAAAGCAGGAGGACTACCAGCGCGTCCAGATGATCATCAAGGAAATCGCAGAAGTCAAAAATCAGCTTTCCCAGCTGAATCTGTTCTGGTTGGATGAGCAGCGGCGCATCATTGAACAGTTGAAAGAAGAGATCCTTGCATTCAATAAGGAAAAAGATGCGAAAAATGTGCAAAAAGGGAAGTTGGAAGGCCGCATCCATCAGCTGGAATATGAGATCTTGCCGGAAAAATACCAACAGTATGAGGCCATCGAAGATGTTTTGAACGAGGGGTTCACGAAGGAATACCGAGAAACCATCGGCGTTCCCCGCTATCGGCAGGAGCTTGTCCGCTTGAAAAAGGCAGATGTCATCCGCAAGAACTTCGGCGACAGTTTGGCGCAGAGCACAAAGGCGATGGACGGGGCTCAGAAGAAACTGTTTGCAGCACGCAGAGAATATGCAGAACGGTTCAAACCCTGTGCATTCCAGATCGAGGTGATGGATAACACAGAATACGAGGAAGAACGGCGTACTCTGCAGGAAAGCGAGCTGCCCCGATACAAAGAAAAGATCCGGGCGGCACGGGAAAGCGCAATGGAGCAATTCCAGAACGATTTCCTTGCCAAACTGAAATCCAGCATCGACCAGGTGCAAGACCAGGTGCACAATCTGAACAAGGCCCTGCGCCAGGCACAATTTGGCACAGACAAGTACCAATTCCGCGTAGGGCCAAACCCGGATTATCTGGATTACTATAACATGATCACGGCAGATGAACTGATGGAAGGCGAATCCGGTCTATTCGCACTGCCCTTTCAGCAAAAATACGGCCCATTGATCGAAAAACTGTTCAGCCAGATCACAATGGCAGACGATACGCAGCTCAATGCCCGCAAACAGAGCGAACTGCAGGAGAATATCGTCCGCTATACAGACTTCCGGACGTATCTGAAGTTTGATTTGGAAACGACCGATCAGAACGGTTCCAAGCAGCTGCTTTCTCAAACACTGAATATGAAGTCCGGTGGCGAAACACAAACGCCATTCTATATTGCGGTGCTGGCCTCGTTTGCCCAGC contains:
- a CDS encoding ATP-binding protein; this encodes MKKLKKILLINWLYFSKELIEVGDINFLTGKNGAGKSTVIDALQIVLLGETNSRNFNQAANEKSQRTLEGYLRADMDDNSPYSRRGKDFSTYIVCEFQDEMEGSSFVTGVTFDCRSDGSYRDTFFIYTGTLPENCFIEQGEAMEISALRRFLKQNYARTEFYDTQKEYRRNMLAKWNVHNEQVLRMMKKAVSFRPIVDIQKFITENICDIPDKPNIELMQQNIRDYKRHELLAQRQQEKLDALQQISRLYQEMNQAIDRCQIQKFLVRWAEKEAAQTEIDQRELERTECKENLANVNEQREELERQIEQKETRRSELELACRQSNVFQEEERLLNMEKALRDEQKKLEQGLQNLEVEIKREARRLQRFCGEIQELEPEELLIPVQEAANTAQKAYAVFTGDEKGLFARPVELFEMGQQAAAELSDAVRSAAHKTEDRIAELKKQADQKSAVLANLRRNIKDYPHGLLLFKDRLEKDLADKTGHAVPVYILADVLEMADERWRGAVEGYLNNQKYYLLVEPGRYQDALNIYDRLKQEAEYRAFGLVDIGKLREKETLRPLPGSLAEKVETENKLARSYVDYLLGRVICCDTAEQLRCYKTAITEEGMLYQGYVARALRKGWMEDAFIGRRAVQLRIDHLEKELACLQEELRHWQPLQKQLTGLQEPLFTQRFVRIDVAQKQEDYQRVQMIIKEIAEVKNQLSQLNLFWLDEQRRIIEQLKEEILAFNKEKDAKNVQKGKLEGRIHQLEYEILPEKYQQYEAIEDVLNEGFTKEYRETIGVPRYRQELVRLKKADVIRKNFGDSLAQSTKAMDGAQKKLFAARREYAERFKPCAFQIEVMDNTEYEEERRTLQESELPRYKEKIRAARESAMEQFQNDFLAKLKSSIDQVQDQVHNLNKALRQAQFGTDKYQFRVGPNPDYLDYYNMITADELMEGESGLFALPFQQKYGPLIEKLFSQITMADDTQLNARKQSELQENIVRYTDFRTYLKFDLETTDQNGSKQLLSQTLNMKSGGETQTPFYIAVLASFAQLYRVNDATRFGNTVRLVVFDEAFNKMDSDRITESVLLLRKMGLQAIICTPPDKVSDIMPIADRTLLVDKSGYRMHIIPFGKEMQNEGSTGDPESSAG